The region AGCCGGGCGGTTCGTTTCTTGTTATGAAAGGCTCTAACGTAGAGGAGGAGCTGACAGAGGGCAAGAAAGCAATTAAAGTTTTGGGCGGAAAAACGGAGAAGGTGGAGACGTTCGATCTGCCGGAAGAGCAGTCAGAGCGCAATATTGTTATGATTCGTAAACAGCAGAAAACACCAGGAACGTATCCAAGAAAAGCCGGTACACCGTCTAAAAAGCCAATTATATAAAAATACAGAAGGGCAGCTAATCTGGCTGCCTTTTTTGCCTATTTTCTTTGTGTTTCACGTGGAACATCCGGCAGGAAACAACCTGGCAAATGGCGAATATTGAAAGTGGAAAGAAGGAGAGTGGGTGGTGTCTTATTTATGAAAGATCAGTTTTCACGTTTATTTGGACTGACGGAACGTACCGATCAGGAAGAAATTCGGCATATCCCCGTTGCTAAGATTGTACCCAATCCTTATCAGCCCCGAGCAGTATTTGATGACGATAAAATCGATGAGTTATGTGAAACGATTAAAGTGCATGGGGTCATTCAACCTATTGTTGTACGGGCAAGGAATAACATATTCGAGATCATCGCTGGAGAGCGGCGCTGGCGTGCAGTGACTCGTCTTGGCATGGAGAAGATTCCTGCTATCATAAAGGAATTTAATGATGAGCAGGCGGCCTCTATCGCTTTAATTGAAAATCTGCAGCGCGAAGGATTAACTCCGATTGAAGAAGCCATTGCGTACCAGAAATTAATTGATATTCATGGCTTAACACAAGAAAGCCTGGCGAATCGTCTGGGTAAGGGACAATCGACCATCGCCAATAAGCTGCGCCTGCTTCATCTGCCACAGCCGGTACAGGATGCATTGCTTGGTCGAAAGATTTCTGAACGGCATGCTCGAGCATTGTTAACACTAAAGGATGAAGCCCTGCAATTAAAAGTGTTGGCGGAGATTATCGAAAAAAATTGGAATGTGAAACAGACGGAGCAGCGAATTAAGCTATTAATAGAAAAACAAAAAGAGAGGCCGGGGCAGAAGCGTCGTTCTTTCTCAAAAGATATGCGCCTGGCTATTAATACGGTGCGCCAGTCGGTTGATATGGTGCTGCAAAGCGGTCTGAACATCCAAACAGAAGAAGAGGACCACGAAGAATTCTACCAATTTGTCATCAAAATCCCGAAAGAAAAAAATAGCCCAAAAGCAGAGTAAAGGGTTGTTGATTGGAATAATTGAGGGGTGAGAGCTATGGGCAAAATCATTGCGGTCACGAACCAAAAAGGCGGCGTCGGAAAAACAACCACCTCTGTAAACTTAAGCGCCTGTATTGCGAAGGAAGGCAAAAAAGTGCTGCTGGTTGATATTGATGCCCAGGGAAATGCCACAAGCGGCATCGGTGTGGAAAAAGCGAATGTCAGGTATTGTGTTTATGATGTGTTGATTAATGATATCAATACATTGGATGCGATTCTTCCGACAGAGATTGAAGGTCTTTTTGTCTTGCCTGCCACCATTCAATTAGCCGGAGCGGAAATTGAGCTAGTACCCGTCTATTCGCGTGAGAAGCGATTGAAGAAGGCATTGGAGGTCATACAGGATAAGTACGATTATATTATTATCGACTGTCCGCCTTCGCTGGGCATATTAACAATTAATGCATTAACAGCGGCTGACTCTGTGCTGATCCCCATACAATGCGAATACTATGCGTTGGAAGGGTTAAGTCAACTGCTGAATACGATTCGTCTTGTACAGAAGCAACTGAACCGCAATTTATATATTGAAGGTGTATTGCTCACGATGCTTGATGCCCGTACGAACTTGGGCATTCAAGTTATTGAAGAGGTGAAGAAGTATTTTCAGGAAAAAGTATATGGAACGATTATCCCGCGCAATGTGCGGTTGAGTGAAGCGCCCAGCCACGGTCAATCTATTATCACGTACGATCGTCGTTCTAAAGGAGCGGAAGTATACAGCGACTTAGCCAGAGAGGTGATCGGAATTGAGTAAGCGACTGGGGCGAGGGTTGGATGCGTTGATTTCTGCGACTGATATTGATGAAGGAGATCATATCCTCCAAGTAGAATTGAAAAAAATCCGACCCAATCCGTACCAACCCCGCAAGCATTTTGCTGAGGATGCGCTGCACGAACTTGCTGATTCGATTCGGGAACATGGCATTGTCCAACCGCTAGTAGCAAGAAAAAGTGTAAAGGGCTATGAACTGGTAGCAGGTGAGCGCCGATTACGTGCCGCTAAGCTTGCTGAAGTCGAGCATGTTCCTGTTGTTATACGCGAGTTTACAGATGAGCAAGTGATGCAGATCGCATTAATTGAGAATTTGCAGCGGGAGGATTTGAATGCGATTGAGATTGCGCAGGCTTATCAGAAGCTGATGTCTGCTTTTTCGCTAAAACAAGAAGAGCTCGCCAAGAAAGTAGGAAAAAGTCGACCGCATGTAGCTAATTTTTTAAGGTTGCTGCAGCTACCAGAAGAAGTACAGGAAAGTGTTTCACGTGGAACATTATCCATGGGACACGCCAGGGCGCTATTATCTTTAGAAAAAGAAAAAATGAGGATTGATTTAGCTAAAGAGGTAGAGAAGAAATCACTGAGTGTCCGCGAACTTGAAGAAATCGTAAAAAAAATCAGCGAAAAAAAGAAAGTTTCACGTGAAACAAAGCAGACAGATCAACAACGCTTTGTGAAAGATCTGGAGGAGCGGCTTCGAATGACATTCGGTACATCGGTACAGATTAAACCCGCCAAAAACTCTCGCAAAGGTAAAATTGAAATTGCGTACTTCTCCGAAGATGATCTAGAGAGAATCTTAGAAATTATCGAGAATCATAAAACGTAACCAAGGCAACCTGCGGATCTCAGGTTGCCTTCACGATTTTTCGAATGAAAAAGGGGGATGATGAGCATGCGCACAATTTATCTAGACAACGCAGCTTCCACCTGGCCTAAACCAAAAGAAGTAAGTCAAGCTGTAGCCGCATGTATTGAGGAATATGCTGCAAATCCTGGGCGCGGTGGTCATAAATTGTCAATGAAAGCAAGCAAATCAATTTATCAGGCACGGGTTAAGATCGCCCGCTTATTTAACGTAAAGAACCCAAACGACATTATTTTCACTTCCAATGCCACACATGCACTTAACCAGGCGATTAAAGGCTTTGTAAAGCCGGGTGTACATGTAATTACGACTTCACTTGAACATAATTCGGTTCGTCGCCCATTAGAGTTTTTGCGGAAGGAAGCAGGAATTGATGTTACATATATAAAGCCGGAGAATCACCAATTTTCGTTGGAGGCGATTCAATCAGCCATTCGTACGAATACAGCGTTAATCGTAGTGAGTCATGCTTCGAATTTATTGGGTACGATCGCTCCGATAAAAGAGATTGGTCGCATGGCACAGGAAGCGGGCATTACGTATTTGGTGGATGCCTCGCAGACCGCCGGGATTCTTCCGTTAGATGTGGAAGAGATGCATATTGATATGCTTGCATTCCCCGGACACAAAGGATTGTACGGACCGCAGGGAACAGGTGGATTGTATGTCCATTCTTCTATTGAGCTGATTCCGCTGTTGCATGGAGGAACAGGCAGCCGTTCGGAAGATATCGATCAGCCAATGACAAGACCGGATCGGTATGAAAGCGGTACGCTGAATACACCAGGTATCGCCGGGTTGGCTGCAGGCGTTGAGTTTGTTCTTGGTACCGGCGTAGATGCAATCAGAGAGAAGGAATGGCGACTTACTCGCTTATTGCTGGAGCGCATTGAAGCGATGGAAGGGATTCATGTATTCGGCCCGGCCAAAGACGTGGAGCGTGTCGGGGTTGTTCCGTTTATGATAGATGGAATTGATGCGTCTGAGCTTGCGTATATTCTGGATCAGGAGTATGGGATTGCGGTACGGGCAGGCTTTCATTGTACGCCACTGGCACATGAGACAGCAGGCACAAGTGATACGGGAGCTGTGCGGGTTAGTTTTGGTTATTTTAACGAAGAAGAAGATGTCGAAGCATTGCTAATAGCCTTAGAGGAGATTATGGAAGCCTTCGCGCTATAGAGAGAAGAGGGGAGCAGCAGGAGTCATGGTATTACTGGGTACAGTCATCAATGC is a window of Aneurinibacillus sp. REN35 DNA encoding:
- the noc gene encoding nucleoid occlusion protein; this translates as MKDQFSRLFGLTERTDQEEIRHIPVAKIVPNPYQPRAVFDDDKIDELCETIKVHGVIQPIVVRARNNIFEIIAGERRWRAVTRLGMEKIPAIIKEFNDEQAASIALIENLQREGLTPIEEAIAYQKLIDIHGLTQESLANRLGKGQSTIANKLRLLHLPQPVQDALLGRKISERHARALLTLKDEALQLKVLAEIIEKNWNVKQTEQRIKLLIEKQKERPGQKRRSFSKDMRLAINTVRQSVDMVLQSGLNIQTEEEDHEEFYQFVIKIPKEKNSPKAE
- a CDS encoding ParA family protein, producing MGKIIAVTNQKGGVGKTTTSVNLSACIAKEGKKVLLVDIDAQGNATSGIGVEKANVRYCVYDVLINDINTLDAILPTEIEGLFVLPATIQLAGAEIELVPVYSREKRLKKALEVIQDKYDYIIIDCPPSLGILTINALTAADSVLIPIQCEYYALEGLSQLLNTIRLVQKQLNRNLYIEGVLLTMLDARTNLGIQVIEEVKKYFQEKVYGTIIPRNVRLSEAPSHGQSIITYDRRSKGAEVYSDLAREVIGIE
- a CDS encoding ParB/RepB/Spo0J family partition protein, encoding MSKRLGRGLDALISATDIDEGDHILQVELKKIRPNPYQPRKHFAEDALHELADSIREHGIVQPLVARKSVKGYELVAGERRLRAAKLAEVEHVPVVIREFTDEQVMQIALIENLQREDLNAIEIAQAYQKLMSAFSLKQEELAKKVGKSRPHVANFLRLLQLPEEVQESVSRGTLSMGHARALLSLEKEKMRIDLAKEVEKKSLSVRELEEIVKKISEKKKVSRETKQTDQQRFVKDLEERLRMTFGTSVQIKPAKNSRKGKIEIAYFSEDDLERILEIIENHKT
- a CDS encoding aminotransferase class V-fold PLP-dependent enzyme: MRTIYLDNAASTWPKPKEVSQAVAACIEEYAANPGRGGHKLSMKASKSIYQARVKIARLFNVKNPNDIIFTSNATHALNQAIKGFVKPGVHVITTSLEHNSVRRPLEFLRKEAGIDVTYIKPENHQFSLEAIQSAIRTNTALIVVSHASNLLGTIAPIKEIGRMAQEAGITYLVDASQTAGILPLDVEEMHIDMLAFPGHKGLYGPQGTGGLYVHSSIELIPLLHGGTGSRSEDIDQPMTRPDRYESGTLNTPGIAGLAAGVEFVLGTGVDAIREKEWRLTRLLLERIEAMEGIHVFGPAKDVERVGVVPFMIDGIDASELAYILDQEYGIAVRAGFHCTPLAHETAGTSDTGAVRVSFGYFNEEEDVEALLIALEEIMEAFAL